The genomic window CGGCAGAGAGACGAACAGCCGGATGGTTCGTGAGAAGGGTGCTCAAAATACGAAACAATCAGCATCAAGATAACATATTAGTACGTACTAATCAGTATGGGGTATATATTTAGGGGTTGATGggcctttctttttttcctggttaagcacatactccctccgtcccaaaaaaagacaaaccctaggtttccgtgtccaacgtttgaccgtctgtcttatttgaaaaaattataaaaaatttaaaaaagacaagtcacgcataaagtattaatcatgttttatcatctaacaataatgaaaatactaattataaaaaaatttcatataagacggacagtcaaacgttggacacggaaacccagggtttgtctttttttgggacggagggagtacttaataaGATAACTGGTGGCTGTGTGCATTTCATGCAGAGGCCGGGAGTGAGCTCAGTTAGAATGTATCATCTTGTGTATTTGACTGAGttttaataaagcttccattatcgaAAAACTTAATAAGATAACTAAGATTTGGGGCCCCAATATTTCGGGGGCCCTGTGCAAGCGATCAACTCGCTCTTGCTTATCAACGGACCTGGCTTTGATAAGCTTTAATGCCTTTCACTTCTTCATATTTAAAGAGTTTCTTGCATAAGGACTACAAGAATGACCATAGTGTTTATTTACTGATTTATTGTAGTTTGTGTATGACAACTAACTTATATTATGCACCAGACTCTTGAAATgctggaaaagaaagaaaatttgcTAGTGAAGAAAGCGAATCTTGAGGTTGAGAAGGCCAAGACCTTCACTAAAGCGAAGAATAAAAGAGGTATACTATATCAGCTCCAAGAAATTCATTGATATTTTAGCTTTCTTCTCTTCTGTTCATTTTGGTCTATTGCTATTATGATGTATCATCACTTCTAAATTTAATGAAAGTATCGCTGATAACGTTGTAGATTTTGATTTTGGCCCCATATTGCCTTATGTGGCAATTAGCACCCAAGATTACTAATTTTTCTATCGTTAGGCCATGTGGTATCCAGTAAAAACAACTTGCTATTTATGTACTGGTTTTCCACATAAAACTATCATCTGATACATTCACTTAAATATTGTATGATGGAAGTCTTTTCTTTAGAGCTATCATGCTTCCACACAATCCTTCTGTATAAACAAACTATTTATaggtttttctaattttctccTGTGGTTCTCTGAGCCATTTTGCTAAATAGACATCATACAGCTACTGGCATGTAAATGGTGTTCCTTCCTCATGTGCTCCAGTGCTCTCTTTCCAATCATTGGTTCCAAGTGCCTTGCCTATGCCTGCTGACTGTTCTACTAAAGATCTACACCAGAGAATGCCATATTTATGCAACTCAACATATGTTTCTGTCTAAGTTCTTAAGTTTTTGCAAAGTCCATGTGTCTGTTTGTTTTGGGTGTCAATGCGAATTTTATTATTGTCTGGTTGCATGCCCACATCAGTACATGTACACATGCACCCTCTTGCTTTCATCCGATCATATACTTCTTTTCTGTTTCACACCGTGTAGTTTCATCATAACAGACAATCTGCATGAGTTCCCTTTGGAGGCAAATGTTCTAATGGGACAGTGACTTACCTTCGAACTTTTCTTTCTTGTAGCTGCAATACAATGCTTAAAGAGGAAGAGATTATATGAGCAACAGATTGAGCAGCTTGGTAATTTCCAATTAAGGATACATGATCAGGTGATGTCACAAATAAACACGTGCTTTGACTTTCCTTGTGGATCTCATTATGCTTGCTAGATATTTATTGTGTTTCTCCTCTTGTTCTGATTGTAGATGATAATGCTGGAAGGTGCAAAGGCTACAACAGAGACTGTTGATGCATTGAGAACTGGAGCATCGGCGATGAAAGCAATGCACAAAGCGACGTATGTAACACAATACATATGGCTCAGTTTTCTTTGCTATTGATTTTctctttgattttattttctgaaatttccatactttgtgaaaaaaaaatcactgttAATGTTCACTGCATCGGCTGGGCAACTTAGCTCCCATAATCCATGAACATTGGTACGTATGATTGAAAATTGTCCAACAGAATAAGGTAGTGTTCTGAAATGGTAAAATGTAGATGAAATCTGATGTATGATCTACTTGTTATAGGGATATactaataaatattataaaatattaaccTAACACTATTATAACAAGTGGTCTAAACAACGCAGTACAAGTTCTTTCTCTAGAAATCGTATTTTTAGAAgcgtggaaaaaaaataattagtggtGCAATAAGATTGTTTGACGACTTGCAGTTGCAGGGCAGTATACTTGCCAGGGAAGTCTTAAGAGCTCAAATAGCATATAGTTTATGTGCACTTAAACTCTAATTTGTAGGTTTTGTATAGTAAACTATTACTGATTTATAAGGTGTTCTAGTGAGATTGGTGAGTATCCACGTCTTTATGCTACTGTGCTTCAAGTAGTATAGTGTGCTTTAATTGTTTCATTTGAGTGAATCTAAATTTAACTGAATTGAATATGAGGCCAAAGTCCTTTTTTCTATCTCTTTTGATTCATTAATTGCAGAGTCTAATTGTTTTGCTTTCCAGAAATATTGACGACGTTGACAAGACAATGGAtgaaattaatgacaatatgGAGAATATGAGGCAGATCCAGGATCTACTATCTGCTCCTATTGGAGCTGCAGCTGATTTTGATGAAGTATTTCTCATTCTCTCACCATGCACCACTgtaaaggagaaaaagaaaaactaatatgTGCTGTTTTTGGTAGGATGAGCTGGAAGCTGAATTAGCAGATCTGGAGGGGGAGGAATTGGAGGCAGAGCTTCTAGCACCTACAACGACTGCCCCTACTGCTCCAGTGCGTGTACAGCAACCAACTCGGCCTTCTGCCCAGAGCAGCAAAACTGAAGATGACGAGTTGGCAGCTTTGCAGGCAGAGATGGCTATGTAATTAGGTATTTCCCTGCATTTTACTAGCTTAATCAGTATTGAGCGAAACACACAAATCAAACAACTTCCAAGTAGATCTACTTACATGTTTACTAGCAATAGGttgaaatagtttttttttattagctgCTTGCCTTGGATCAGTTATTTATTTACTAGAGTTCATACTTTGCAGTTTTGCAGGCTTTGATAGGGTCATGCCAAAAGATCAGATACTTCAAATACTCCTATATTGGACTCTGGTGTACTCATGAAGATCTTCCTAGGAAGATGTCAGAGACACAGAAGCAAGCTGCATGCCAGCCTAACCCGTTATGTATGGTATCATGTCATGTTACTGCCTTGTAAATCAAACAGAGCTATTTGAGCACATTATGAGCTAATAAAATGTACTACCCGTGATGGCGTCATTATGATGTGTTTCAGTCTGTACCATATCGTTTTGACGTTTTTAGTGTAGGTCAATTGATAGTTTCTCTTGATTCGAATCTGAAGTACTACATTGATGGTCGAATATAGACAGTTCTCTAAATAATGTGAATGATGATTGTATAGGGTGCTGTACATTCCTTCAGTTGTTGGTACTGTCGACCTGTAATAAATTATTAACCTAGGCTTTGTAGCTGTCTAAACAGTGATGTATATTAGTCGTGATAATTGGACACATTTAAACAATTCTATCACTTAAAaagctgaaaaaaaattgggccTGTTACTGGTGATCTGTTGTaataatctgaaaaatttaATGCACATGACAGCCATTCATCTGAGTATATTTTTACGAACGAATTTCACAGGAAAAAATAGGCGAGTATATGCGACAGTGCGTTCATCTTTGGAGTTCCGGATGAGTCTCAAGCTCTCAACCAGATTTCGAAGTTCCCTACGAATTTCGTCGCTCCCCTAAACCGTTTAGTGGTTGTCaaattttggatgaaatttgTTATCAGAATTTGCGAAATTTTCATCATATCTTGCTGGCCTCGGATTTTGaccccaaaacaaaaaaacttTGCCATTTTGACCATCGTTGAGCTTTTGGCATGCACCACCTCTGACCCTCACCTCAATCTCTCTCCCCGACTCAACGACGCCGCAAGtgcaaaagcagcagcagcagattcGTCCGCGTCGCTCTGTCCGACAGTGTGGGCCCTCCCCGAGATGCAGGCGTGGTTCTCCGGCACGGGGccctccgcctcgtcggcgtcgtcgtcgtcgtcgtcgccgccgcagccgtcgctgcTCGCGGAATGGAACTcctacgccgccgcgcgctccgcggaggaggaggacggcggcgggggaggcttCGGGATCGACATCGAGGCCGCCGTCCGCTCCGCCAACGACCGCGTCTCCGGCACCTTCGGCGTGTAAGCATAATccccccctcccttctctcctccctAGGGTTTGCACTAGATTCGCCCCGAGCTAAGCTTAATCTCACTTGCAACTGCGTCTCGGTAGGGATCGATCGCAGGTAGTTGTCGGATCGTCTCTGTGTGGATTCTGGATTGTGATGATCTCCGCTATGTGTCTACTTGGTAGGTTAGGTTACATCTGAAGACTGGATTTGGCCAAGAGTTGGAATCATCGTAGGATTGGAAAAAGCTTCTGACGAGTTGTTATTGTGCTCTAAAGCAATTTGCCCAATGCCCAGTGACTAATTTTTTCACCAACGATCTCAAATTAAAAGCGTACAAGTTCTGTGATTAGTGACATGCGTGTTTTTGGAAAAGCTGACATGAAGATTCATGAGATGTTAAGAGTTAATTTtgaagttactccctccgtttcatattataagttgttttgagaGAAATACCCAGGAATCTTCCAACTAGCCGGcttgggttcgaagcctcaccccttctatttatttgatattagggacttccctaatattcgtgtttttttataagtcattttgacttttttctggtcaaacttttttaagtttgaccaagtttatagaaatttATAGCAACatttccaacacaaaacaaacatattaccaaaatatattcaatgccatatttaatgaaactaatttggtgttgtagatgctgctaaattttctataaacttggttaaacctaaaaagtttgactaggaaagaAGTCAAAttgacttgtaatatgaaacggagggagtagtatttagttAGTTGTAAAGCAACTAGGAAGTGGGAAGACCGAGAAAGAGTGAAAAATGGTAGTGTTAAAAGATGGAATTGACTTAACCCCTGGCCTCTAGGTAGTTACATGTTTCAATTTGCTAATGAGGTTTATTTTCTCTACTGATGGTTTGTGATTCTATTTGTCTAGGGTATCTAAAGGTGTTCTAGGGTTGCCAGGCAGCTTCAAGTCCACAACAAGCAGTGTTCCATCGAGCAAATCACTTGTGTATTTTGGCCTTTTTCTTGCTAGTGGAATATTCCTAGTTTTCATTGCGTTCACGATATTTCTGCCAGTCATGGTAATCATGCCTCAAAAGTTTGCCATCTGTTTCACGGCGGGATGCGCCTTCATAATTGGATCATTCTTTGCGCTAAAAGGGCCCAAGAATCAGCTCTATCATATGATTTCCAAAGAGGTACTAGTTATTATTTTCCCCTAAAGCTTCTTCCACACaatgttttgtcattaattCTAGCAAAACCTTTTCCATGAATTATTTCATCATCAATTCTAGTAATTGCTGTCCAGCAGATTTGTTGCTGAAATTTGGTTTCACTTTGTTGCTGACGGTTATACAGTGATCTGTCATTCAAGTTATGTATAACTTTCCAGAAACTATTGATACTGGGGGGAGCATAGTATAACTGCACCCTCATAGATAGAATAATAAAGAAAACTGCTTGATGTAAGTGAAAATAAAATAGTCAGTTAGATGATGGCTAGTTGGCCACGTAGCATATTAAGCGCACATACTGAAATATTGACCTGGAAAATACATTGCAGCGATTTGCTacctatactttttttttggagtgaTGTGTATTgggatatttatttattttttgggtgAGAGGGGGTTCAGATCTTCTATTCTATCATGGCTTTATATGCTTATCTTTTGTCACACTCATATATCAAAAGAAATGTGTTTGTGCTGCATTCACTGAAGCTGGTTTAATTTTGCTGCAGAGGTTACCTTTCACCATGGGATTTGTGGGCAGCATGGCTGCTACCATCTACGTGTCAATGGTGCTCCATAGCTACATACTTTCAGTTTTCTTCTCTTGTCTTCAGGTGATAATCTCTTCATCATTACACCCTCCAATCTATTGTTATTAAATCATCAGTTATGGATCCCTATCTTCTCTGGAAATATGAtgattatataattttattttaatttttttgctgCTAGTAGCAACAACTTTGAAGAAAACTGTTGACCAGGCATATGAATAGACCATAAAACTCTCAATATTTCAGCTTGTGGCACGAGCGGGTTTAACAAACCTAGTTCAATTTATTTGTTGAACCGCAGCTCGTGCTATCGCTATTTTCTGGTAGCCATGGAGGACTGGGCCTGCAATAACCTGTATTGATTTTGAGCTCACCAAAGCTTGCTCATTGTTTGCTAGGTACTTGCGCTAGCATATTATGCTATTTCATACTTCCCCGGGGGATCTGCTGGAATGAAGTTTCTATCATCTGCACTTGTGTCCTCTGTGCTGAGATGCTTTGGGCGATGAGCTCACCCGTTAGTTGCTCTCACCCATCCATTTGGCGCGCATTCATCGTAACCTTGTGTAGTTCCATTACAGTTTTGTCTTTTTGCTTTTGCTATAGAGGTAGTGCCTGTCAAGATGACCCTGGTGCTGGTGTCCATTGAAATATGTGTGTATACCACTGTCCTGTATTGGGAGCTCTGTTCCTTGGATTGAATTATGAAAATCAGGAAAATGGAAATCTATCGAGATTCGAGAGTCAATAGTTTGTGAAATTTGGAACACTTGCACTGTAACTTACCTTCAATCTTGCATTGGGGGATTTCCCTTTTTTTACTTTAATCTGCCCATCTGCCTTACTACTCTTCAgatatttgtttttatattgAAGTCCCAATTTATGTGAATATCCAACCCAGCAAGCTATGTCCCAAACTGTCAATTGTAATCTCAACTATGAGGCAGAGCCATGCTTGTTAGAGATATGTAGAGCCCATCCATCCATATTAAGCTAAAACTACACTACACAGCACATCTCAGTCACACAGACTGGACCACAGTTTTCATGTGCATGGCTGGGTATGAAATACATGTACACCTTCACCATCTCAGACCCCCATCCAACCACCACCACATGTTCACCTCTTTTTTGTATCTTTGTTACTCTCTGATCGCTACACTGTTTGTGTTGTCCCGGTGCATTGTTCACCTGTATGGctgtgttgttttttttgtttggcttGGCCATTTCAGAATTTGACAGGAATTTTGGGTGGCATGGCGCGGCTCCCCTATCCGGGAACGGGTGATGGGGTTTTCGCCGCCCATGGATATCTCAGATTCGGCCTGGGAATTTGGtatatcctctctctttctctctctgcgtgtgtgtgtatgtgtgggGTGTGTGGGGTTATAAGAAGTGGGTGTCCTGAAAGGCTACTCTGCACCCCAAGTGCTTGGATTTTGCAGCTGCTCCCCTGATCCGGTTCAGATAGGCTCTTCTTGACAGGATCACCATGTCTGCCTTTGTGGGAAAATACGCAGGTTCTTTCTCCCTTGCTCCATTTCTCTTGTCTTATGCCTGTCTATGCAAGTTGGGTTGTTTGGGATATATATGGCTCCGTTTTGCATTGTGGTGGATTATTTGAAAACCATAacttttcgtttatatttatgtGCTGCGGCAAGAGTCAGTTGAAAAGCATCTTGCTACTCTAGCGTATTTGAGCAACTGCAAACTGTCTCCAACGATGATAATATATGCTGAAATGTTGATTTTACTCTTAATGCAAAGATACACAAATCTTTTGCATATTCACGATAATGAAGCTTTTGATTTTACTACAATATGTGTTCTGTAAACAAATATTAATTTGCCTTGAGTTTGATTATTACTGGAGTCATATGTACTGTGTACTGTGTAAATATGGGGGTGCAGATGAGCTGATCAAGACGGCCAAGTACATCGCGACGCCGGGGAAGggcatcctcgccgccgacgagtcgACGGGCACCATCGGCAAGCGCCTGGCCAGCATCAACGTGGAGAACGTGGAGCCCAACCGCCAGGCGCTCCGGGAGCTCCTCTTCACGACGCCCGGCGCGTTCCAGTACCTCTCCGGCGTCATCCTCTTCGAGGAGACGCTCTACCAGAGCACGGCCGCCGGCACGCCGTTCGTCGACGTGCTCAaggccggcggcgtcgtgccGGGGATCAAGGTGGACAAGGGCACCGTGGACATCGCCGGCACCAACGGCGAGACCACCACCCAGGGCCTCGACTCCCTGGGCGCGCGCTGCGCCAAGTACTACGAGGCCGGCGCCCGCTTCGCCAAGTGGCGGGCCGTGCTCAagatcggcgccgccggcgagccgtcCGAGCTCGCCGTCAAGCAGAACGCCGAGGGCCTCGCCCGGTACGCGCTCATCTGCCAGGAGAACGGCCTCGTCCCCATCGTCGAGCCCGAGATCCTCACCGACGGCGCCCACGACATCAAGAcctgcgccgccgtcaccgagcgcgtcctcgccgccgtctacAAGTCTCTCAACGACCACAAGGTCCTCCTCGAGGGCACCCTCCTCAAGCCCAACATGGTCACCCCTGGCTCCGACAGCCCAAAGGTTCATATCCATTTCCACATCTTCGCCATCATTTCTTCTATCGTATGTACCGATCAGTTCAACCTAAAAGCTTAACCTGTTATATAGGTTGGCGCGGAGGTGATAGGGGAGTacacggtggcggcgctgcggcgcACGGTGCCACCGGCGGTGCCCGGGATAGTGTTCCTCTCCGGCGGGcagagcgaggaggaggcgtcGCAGAACCTGAACGCCATGAACAAGCTGGAGGTGCTCAAGCCATGGACGCTCACCTTCTCCTTCGGCCGTGCCCTGCAGCAGAGCACCATCAAGAAGTGGGGCGGCAAGAAGGAgaacgtcgccgccgcgcaggcTGCCTTCCTCGCCCGGTGCAAGGCCAACTCCGAGGCCACGCTCGGCAAgtacggcggcgccgccggcgacgccgccacgTCCGAGAGCTTGTACGTCAAGGGCTACACCTACTAGAATTCGTCCCAATCACTGGGTGGCGCCTATGCGGCCGT from Oryza glaberrima chromosome 6, OglaRS2, whole genome shotgun sequence includes these protein-coding regions:
- the LOC127777130 gene encoding vacuolar protein sorting-associated protein 32 homolog 2-like, coding for MSGVFGKVFGKSKAQSQATALASIDKLSETLEMLEKKENLLVKKANLEVEKAKTFTKAKNKRAAIQCLKRKRLYEQQIEQLGNFQLRIHDQMIMLEGAKATTETVDALRTGASAMKAMHKATNIDDVDKTMDEINDNMENMRQIQDLLSAPIGAAADFDEDELEAELADLEGEELEAELLAPTTTAPTAPVRVQQPTRPSAQSSKTEDDELAALQAEMAM
- the LOC127777129 gene encoding protein transport protein SFT2-like, whose amino-acid sequence is MQAWFSGTGPSASSASSSSSSPPQPSLLAEWNSYAAARSAEEEDGGGGGFGIDIEAAVRSANDRVSGTFGVVSKGVLGLPGSFKSTTSSVPSSKSLVYFGLFLASGIFLVFIAFTIFLPVMVIMPQKFAICFTAGCAFIIGSFFALKGPKNQLYHMISKERLPFTMGFVGSMAATIYVSMVLHSYILSVFFSCLQVLALAYYAISYFPGGSAGMKFLSSALVSSVLRCFGR
- the LOC127777127 gene encoding fructose-bisphosphate aldolase 5, cytosolic-like — translated: MSAFVGKYADELIKTAKYIATPGKGILAADESTGTIGKRLASINVENVEPNRQALRELLFTTPGAFQYLSGVILFEETLYQSTAAGTPFVDVLKAGGVVPGIKVDKGTVDIAGTNGETTTQGLDSLGARCAKYYEAGARFAKWRAVLKIGAAGEPSELAVKQNAEGLARYALICQENGLVPIVEPEILTDGAHDIKTCAAVTERVLAAVYKSLNDHKVLLEGTLLKPNMVTPGSDSPKVGAEVIGEYTVAALRRTVPPAVPGIVFLSGGQSEEEASQNLNAMNKLEVLKPWTLTFSFGRALQQSTIKKWGGKKENVAAAQAAFLARCKANSEATLGKYGGAAGDAATSESLYVKGYTY